The following proteins come from a genomic window of Mucinivorans hirudinis:
- a CDS encoding Na(+)-translocating NADH-quinone reductase subunit E yields MRLTKIFRSKSQITISQITNHKLIKMENLLSIFVKSIFIDNMVFAFFFGMCSYLAVSKTVKTSMGLGLAVIFVLVVTVPINYLLNEYVLQPGALAWISPDLADVDLNFLSFIIFIAVIASIVQLVEMVVEKFAPALYSSLGIFLPLIAVNCAILGGSLFMQERAGTVYTNIWEAIAFALGSGIGWWLAIIGIAAIREKLAYSHIPAPLKGLGITFIVTGLMGMAFMIFMGIQL; encoded by the coding sequence ATGCGCCTCACTAAAATATTTAGAAGCAAATCACAAATCACAATATCACAAATCACAAATCACAAATTAATAAAAATGGAAAATCTATTAAGTATATTTGTCAAGTCGATTTTTATCGACAATATGGTTTTTGCTTTCTTCTTCGGTATGTGTTCCTACCTTGCCGTGTCCAAGACTGTAAAAACATCTATGGGACTTGGTTTGGCGGTTATCTTCGTGCTGGTGGTAACAGTGCCCATAAACTATCTTCTCAATGAATATGTGTTGCAACCCGGTGCGTTGGCGTGGATTTCACCCGACCTTGCCGATGTCGATTTGAACTTTCTGAGCTTCATCATCTTTATTGCCGTGATTGCCTCGATTGTGCAATTGGTGGAGATGGTTGTGGAGAAGTTTGCTCCGGCTCTTTACAGCTCACTCGGTATCTTCCTGCCGCTCATTGCCGTAAACTGTGCCATCCTTGGTGGTTCGCTCTTTATGCAGGAGCGCGCAGGCACGGTCTATACCAACATTTGGGAGGCGATTGCCTTTGCACTCGGCTCGGGTATAGGTTGGTGGCTGGCGATAATCGGCATTGCAGCGATTCGTGAAAAATTGGCATACTCTCACATCCCCGCTCCTTTGAAAGGGCTTGGTATTACATTTATTGTAACAGGGTTGATGGGTATGGCATTTATGATATTTATGGGTATACAACTATAA
- a CDS encoding Na(+)-translocating NADH-quinone reductase subunit D yields the protein MGLLSKKNMETLMSPFGKNNPVIVQVLGICSALAVTAKLEPAVVMAISVTAVCMFSNLIISLMRNTIPSRIRIIVQLVVVAALVILVDQVLKAFVYDVSKQLSVFVGLIITNCIIMGRLEAFALGNKPFPSVLDGLGNGIGYGIILVIVGFVRELFGSGTLWGFQVIPQSFYEIGYQNNGLIILPPMALIIVGIIIWVHRSKSKELQEK from the coding sequence ATGGGACTACTATCTAAAAAGAATATGGAGACTCTGATGTCTCCCTTCGGGAAGAATAACCCGGTTATTGTTCAGGTGTTGGGTATCTGTTCGGCATTGGCTGTTACGGCTAAGTTAGAACCTGCCGTGGTTATGGCTATCTCCGTTACGGCGGTGTGTATGTTCTCGAACCTGATTATCTCGCTGATGCGCAATACTATACCCTCGCGCATTCGTATCATCGTGCAGTTGGTTGTGGTGGCGGCATTGGTTATCCTTGTAGACCAAGTGCTCAAGGCATTTGTCTATGACGTATCGAAACAACTCTCCGTATTTGTTGGTCTGATTATCACCAACTGTATCATTATGGGGCGGTTGGAGGCGTTTGCCCTCGGCAATAAACCTTTCCCCTCGGTATTGGACGGTCTTGGTAACGGTATCGGTTACGGTATCATCCTTGTGATTGTCGGTTTCGTTCGCGAATTGTTTGGTTCGGGAACGCTTTGGGGTTTTCAGGTGATTCCTCAATCATTCTACGAAATAGGATACCAAAATAATGGTCTGATAATCCTGCCTCCGATGGCTCTCATTATTGTGGGCATTATCATATGGGTACACCGTAGCAAAAGTAAAGAACTGCAAGAAAAGTAA